TCATCGGCGCAGCGCACTCGCTGGATGATGGCGGGCAGGTGCCGGTGCTGCTCTATCACCCGCAGACCATCGGCGAGCGTTGCGACGCGGACGACACGGACGTGTTGGCAATGCAGCGAGATCTGCAATTGCTGCACGACATGGGGTTTGTGCCGACTCCGGCGCGGCACATTGTCGAGTGGCGGATGGGGCTGCGCGCAGGCAACACGCTGCCGGCAAAGCCCGTGGTTATCACGACCGATGACGGGCACGACCGCAACTATCTGCGGCGCGTCAATCCGGCGAGGGATTGCGCGGCGGACCTGCCGAGCGTGCGCGAGATAGCAGAGGAGTTCGACGCGCATGTCACGATGTTCGTGATCGGCTCGCCAGTCGTGCGCCGGCTGTTGGGCGACGGGTTCTATACCGACTCCTGGTGGCTCGATGCCGAGCGCCATCCGCTGCTCGCGATCCAAAATCACACCGCCGGCCACGAACACCAGGCCATTACCCGCCAGGTATTCGACCCCGCCATGGGCGCGTCGCTGCCAGCGGCTGGGCACGCGGACGGCGACTGGACCGGCCAGAACAACCCGCTGCGCTGGACCAACCGCACCAGCGCCACTGTGGCCATTGCCAGATCCGGCATCTACATCTGGCGCAACACCGGGCACTTCCCCGATTTCCTCGCGCACCCGTTCGGGGTGGTGTCGCCCTACCTGCTCAACATCTACCTGCCGTCATTCCCGCGCCAGCATGAGGTTTCGGCGGCATTCTGCACGGAGGGTAGGCCGGAGAAGTTCGTGTCGCGCACATCGCCGATATTCTGCTTGCCCCGTGTCACGCGTGGGCTGTCGTGGTTTACAGCGCAAGAGTTTGTGCAACTGATGGGGGAGGCCAAGTAATGCAGGATGGTGTATCAGCAGCGACGGCGCACAAGCTCACATACTCTGGCGCGGGCATCACCGCCGGCAGCGGTGCCTTGGCATGGCTGAGCGAGAACCACACACTGGTTGCGTCGCTTGGCGTGCTGTCCGGCATGGTGATCGGCGCCGTCGGCTTGGTGCTGCAATGGCGCCTGAACAGGCGGCGAGAGGCGCGGGAGATAGAATTGCACAATGCGCGGATGGCGGAGTACGTCAAGCGCGGGGGTGACACGCAGTGACGCCGCGCCTGCTGCTCCACGCCGCAATCTCGCCGGCGCTCTCGCTGCTCGATGCCAAGCTCGACAGCATCCCTGCCCGCGCAATGCTGATCGCCATTGCCTTGCAGGAGTCCGGCCTTAAGGCTCGCGTGCAGGTGCTGGACGCCGGCAAAGACTGGTGGGAGAGTCGCCCAGGACCAGCTCACAGTTTTTGGCAGTTCGAGGCCGGCGGCGTGTCGGCTGTGTTGGGCAACAATCGCACGCGGCAGATTGTAGATCCGGTGCTTGCGCAGATGGCCTACCCGCGCATGGTGACGACCGTGCATGATGCGGTCACACACAACGACGTGCTTGCAGCAGTGTTTGCCAGGGCGCTGCTGTACTCGGCACCATGGGCGCTGCCGGCCCAGAACGCGCCCGAGGAGGGCTGGAGGCAATATCTGTGGGCGTGGCGGCCTGGAAAGCCGCATGAGGGCACGTGGAAGGCGAATTACGCAGCAGGCTGGGCGGCAGTGCTCGGCGGCTGAGAATACGGCACAATTGGAGAAAGGCAATGACCAAACGGGTGCGTATTGAAAATGCGGACGATTCAGACCACAAGCTGGTTGTGCAAGTGTGGGACGAAGGGCATCGGCATGAAGAGGATGCGATGCGCAGCGAGCACAAGCTGCCGCATCCTTGCTCAATGGTTGAAGTGGATGTCTGGAAGGGCAGCTACATTGTGATCAAAGAGATCGACGAAGACTGAGAATACGGCGAATAGCGGGGGGTGGCCGCAACAACCGCCCGCAGTGTGTGACCGGTGCGTGCTGATACCCTCCTTGCGCGCTGGTGCGCACACCGTCAGGCCCACGCTACGGGCCACCTGAAGAGACTTAATGACATTTGGAGCAGAGTGATGGACATGAGAAACGGCCGAATCTTTTCGGCAGAGGAGTTGGCGAAATTCAAGGAGTGC
This genomic interval from Candidatus Macondimonas diazotrophica contains the following:
- a CDS encoding polysaccharide deacetylase family protein, encoding IGAAHSLDDGGQVPVLLYHPQTIGERCDADDTDVLAMQRDLQLLHDMGFVPTPARHIVEWRMGLRAGNTLPAKPVVITTDDGHDRNYLRRVNPARDCAADLPSVREIAEEFDAHVTMFVIGSPVVRRLLGDGFYTDSWWLDAERHPLLAIQNHTAGHEHQAITRQVFDPAMGASLPAAGHADGDWTGQNNPLRWTNRTSATVAIARSGIYIWRNTGHFPDFLAHPFGVVSPYLLNIYLPSFPRQHEVSAAFCTEGRPEKFVSRTSPIFCLPRVTRGLSWFTAQEFVQLMGEAK